From a region of the Phaseolus vulgaris cultivar G19833 chromosome 6, P. vulgaris v2.0, whole genome shotgun sequence genome:
- the LOC137831429 gene encoding protein GRAVITROPIC IN THE LIGHT 1, whose amino-acid sequence MTRKVSNFSDLIQRVTASCLLHPLATAASGKEDDNSPYDSEENRNEEYEEEENEEHEEEEEYEEERAVGPLKALKVKQMEGLMEEVFETVSAMKRAYVRLQEAHSPWDPERMRAADVAVVTELRKLAVLRERFRRSGGGEGKRKGRRRGGGVASVREVVAPYEAVVEELKKEVKVKDLEVKNLREKLDSAVALSSNGSGEKKPGRSLSKRKLGIQAIAAVPSPELFEAAMVQVREASKSFTSLLLSLMHNAHWDITAAVRSIEAATASTEKYHSTSSTTSIVSAHHAKYALESYISRKIFQGFDHETFYMDGSLSSLLNPDQFRRDCFTQYRDMKSMDPTELLGILPTCHFGKFCSKKYLAIVHPKMEESLFGNLEQHSQVQAGNHPRSEFYNEFLGLAKTVWLLHLLAFSLNPAPSQFEASRGAEFHQQYMDSVVKFSGGRVSAGQVVGFPVSPGFKLGNGSVIKARVYLIART is encoded by the exons ATGACGCGAAAGGTCTCGAATTTCTCCGATCTGATCCAAAGGGTCACAGCCTCCTGCCTCCTCCACCCCCTGGCCACCGCAGCATCCGGCAAGGAGGACGACAACTCGCCCTACGACTCTGAGGAGAACAGGAACGAGGAGTACGAGGAAGAAGAGAATGAGGAGcatgaggaggaggaggagtaCGAGGAAGAGAGAGCGGTGGGGCCTTTGAAGGCTCTGAAAGTAAAACAGATGGAGGGGCTGATGGAGGAGGTGTTCGAAACCGTGTCGGCGATGAAGAGGGCTTATGTGAGGCTTCAGGAGGCGCATTCTCCGTGGGACCCGGAGAGGATGCGGGCTGCTGATGTGGCGGTGGTGACGGAGCTCCGGAAGCTCGCCGTGCTGAGGGAGCGGTTCCGACGGAGCGGGGGTGGGGAAGGGAAGAGGAAGGGGAGGAGGAGAGGTGGTGGGGTGGCGTCGGTGAGGGAGGTGGTGGCGCCGTACGAGGCGGTGGTGGAGGAGCTGAAAAAGGAGGTGAAAGTGAAGGATTTGGAGGTGAAGAATCTGCGGGAGAAGCTTGATAGTGCTGTTGCTCTCTCTAGTAATGGGAGTGGTGAAAAGAAGCCTGGGAGGTCCTTGTCTAAGAGGAAACTGGGAATTCAAG CAATTGCAGCAGTACCAAGTCCAGAACTGTTCGAAGCAGCAATGGTGCAAGTGAGAGAAGCGTCAAAGTCCTTCACATCTCTGCTGCTGTCTTTGATGCACAATGCACATTGGGACATAACAGCTGCTGTTCGTTCCATTGAAGCTGCTACTGCCTCAACTGAGAAATACCACAGTACTTCTTCAACCACATCCATTGTGTCAGCTCACCATGCCAAGTATGCCCTTGAATCCTATATATCCAGGAAAATCTTTCAAGGGTTTGACCACGAGACTTTCTACATGGATGGAAGTCTCTCCTCCCTCCTCAACCCTGATCAGTTTCGACGGGACTGCTTCACTCAGTACCGGGATATGAAGTCCATGGATCCTACTGAGCTTCTTGGAATCTTACCAACTTGTCACTTTGGTAAATTCTGTTCCAAGAAGTATCTTGCCATTGTCCATCCAAAGATGGAGGAGTCCTTGTTTGGGAACTTGGAGCAACATAGTCAAGTCCAAGCAGGAAACCATCCCAGAAGTGAATTCTACAATGAATTTTTAGGGTTGGCCAAGACAGTGTGGTTACTTCACTTACTGGCATTCTCGTTGAACCCTGCACCTAGTCAGTTTGAGGCAAGTCGAGGAGCTGAGTTCCATCAACAGTATATGGACAGTGTAGTCAAATTTTCAGGTGGGAGAGTGTCAGCTGGTCAAGTTGTAGGCTTTCCGGTTAGCCCTGGATTTAAGCTTGGGAATGGGTCTGTTATAAAGGCCAGAGTTTATTTGATAGCGAGAACATAA